The Scomber japonicus isolate fScoJap1 chromosome 8, fScoJap1.pri, whole genome shotgun sequence genome has a segment encoding these proteins:
- the LOC128363467 gene encoding serine/threonine-protein kinase pim-1-like: MNNDSAKTHQFTALRRNMNSSETQQSPPAAIDGRTRSIKRKASPDNETPQKRKRISIDQACNTPQEDDSVKTVKRKASENGEEPSRKRKRSLDLQETESTSSSVDTVRASFEEKYKEKKQLGEGGCGSVFAGYRKADHLPVAIKHIPKDKQFCKQTDENGNQLSVEVAMMLKLRSAGHSAPVSMLDWYDLDEELILVLERPVPAVDLYEYIEANRGPLQEEEAKIILKQLLDATVKLQEEHIFHRDIKVENILIETGTDVPRVRLIDFGLSCFFKKRSRYSAFYGTTAHVPPEWYSSGTYRAGPTTVWQLGVVLFDTLHRSSFETKQFLDDQLKISTDLSNDCQDFLQLCLTKDPKQRSTLEELQCHPWLR, encoded by the exons CAGCGAGACACAGCAAAGTCCACCTGCTGCAATTGATGGCAGGACCAGGTCCATTAAAAGAAAGGCCAGTCCTGACAATGAGACCCCCCAAAAGAGGAAAAGGATCTCCATAGATCAAGCCTGTAACACCCCACAGGAAGATGACAGTGTGAAAACCGTGAAGAGGAAAGCCAGTGAAAATGGAGAGGAACCGTCacggaagagaaagaggagccTTGACCTTCAAGAAACTGAGTCCACGTCCTCCTCAGTGGACACTGTTAGAG CTTCATTTGAGGAGAAAtacaaagagaagaagcaacTCGGTGAAGGAGGCTGTGGATCTGTGTTTGCTGGCTACCGTAAAGCAGATCATTTACCA GTAGCCATTAAACACATTCCCAAGGACAAACAGTTCTGCAAACAAACG GATGAGAATGGGAACCAGCTATCTGTGGAGGTTGCAATGATGCTAAAGCTCAGATCAGCTGGACACTCTGCACCTGTGTCCATGCTGGACTGGTATGATCTGGACGAGGAGCTCATACTAGTCCTGGAGAGACCAGTCCCTGCTGTAGACCTCTACGAGTACATTGAGGCCAACAGAGGACCCCTACAAGAGGAAGAGGCCAAG ATCATATTGAAGCAGCTGTTGGATGCCACCGTAAAGCTTCAGGAAGAACACATCTTTCATCGAGACATCAAGGTGGAGAACATCCTGATTGAGACCGGCACTGACGTCCCGCGTGTCCGTCTCATTGACTTTGGCTTGAGCTGCTTCTTCAAGAAAAGGTCACGTTACAGCGCCTTTTATG gaACCACGGCTCACGTCCCCCCAGAGTGGTACAGTAGTGGTACCTACAGAGCCGGTCCTACCACAGTGTGGCAGCTGGGAGTGGTTCTGTTTGACACACTGCACAGGTCCTCCTTTGAGACCAAACAGTTCCTGGACGACCAGCTGAAGATCAGCACAGACCTGTCCAACG ATTGTCAGGATTTCTTACAGTTGTGCCTGACCAAAGACCCCAAGCAGAGATCCACCCTGGAGGAACTGCAGTGCCACCCATGGctaagataa